One window of the Thamnophis elegans isolate rThaEle1 chromosome 6, rThaEle1.pri, whole genome shotgun sequence genome contains the following:
- the LOC116510548 gene encoding matrix metalloproteinase-18-like, whose product MKYILICATIFLPSLFAIPIDPGAEDEPGAEDGPGAEDGPSTEDAKRLQVYLDKFFPTHHKGGRSLQERIRGMQKFFHLDVTGKMDKATLNVMQQPRCGMADDLERQRLQISIWNKRVLTYRINNYTPDMPRRLVDAAIAKAFRVWSDVTPLRFHRVNGPADIEILFAHGVHNDHVAFDGPGRVLAHAFYPGRGLGGDTHFDEAEHWSEYDRQVNLFLVAAHEFGHALGLSHSNVPGSLMFPTYSYTNPRYFHLPDNDRQRIQRLYGYRK is encoded by the exons ATGAAGTACATCCTGATCTGTGCCACAATTTTTCTGCCTTCTTTATTTGCTATCCCAATAGATCCCGGTGCTGAAGATGAACCAGGTGCTGAAGATGGACCAGGTGCTGAAGATGGACCAAGTACTGAAGATGCAAAACGTCTACAA GTTTATCTGGACAAATTCTTCCCAACACATCATAAAGGTGGCCGCAGCCTGCAAGAACGGATCAGAGGAATGCAGAAATTCTTCCATTTGGATGTCACCGGGAAAATGGATAAAGCTACATTAAACGTAATGCAACAGCCTCGGTGTGGGATGGCAGATGACTTGGAAAGACAGAGGCTTCAAATAAGTATCTGGAATAAACGAGTCCTCACATACAG GATTAATAATTACACTCCGGATATGCCAAGAAGGTTGGTCGATGCAGCCATAGCAAAGGCATTCCGTGTTTGGAGTGATGTGACTCCACTAAGGTTCCACAGGGTTAACGGGCCTGCTGACATTGAAATACTTTTTGCACATGGTG TACACAATGATCATGTGGCATTTGATGGCCCAGGACGTGTTTTGGCTCATGCTTTCTATCCTGGACGAGGACTTGGGGGAGATACACATTTTGATGAAGCAGAGCACTGGTCAGAGTATGACAGAC AGGTCAACCTGTTCCTTGTTGCTGCCCATGAATTTGGTCATGCTTTAGGACTTTCCCATTCTAATGTCCCTGGCTCTTTGATGTTCCCAACCTATAGTTACACAAACCCACGTTACTTCCATCTCCCAGATAACGACAGACAAAGAATCCAGAGATTATATG gaTACAGGAAGTAA